From a single Arachis hypogaea cultivar Tifrunner chromosome 3, arahy.Tifrunner.gnm2.J5K5, whole genome shotgun sequence genomic region:
- the LOC112790312 gene encoding pectinesterase — protein sequence MDKLFSLNCCIGYILIVYSLFACVHGKEQLSCNQTPYPNVCKHYVETATYTLSTQDEHVSSPSYSFHGMALKVTMDQAIRAHQLVSTMDPKNFKENKKAKMAWEDCLELYEDTIYQLNRSMKSKNLNDKLTWQSASIANHQTCQNGFIEFNLNSHLNFFPTMLSNFSKLLSNSLSITKAVSMLEAEQEVRGRRRLLLSSSSNHNKHGHGGFPEWLSVSDRRLLQAATPPKGDVVVAQDGSGNYKTITEGVAAAAKIGGGRRVVVHVKAGVYRENVDIKKTVKNIMIVGDGIDATVVTADGNAQDGSTTFRSATFGVSGDGFIARDITFENTAGPRKHQAVALRSGSDHSVFYRCSFKGYQDSLYAYAQRQFYRDCDVYGTVDFIFGDAACVLQNCNIYVRRPMGNQDITVTAQGRTDPNENTGIVIHNCRITAAGDMRSVQGSFKTFLGRPWQKYSRTVIMKSGLDGLINPAGWKPWSGSFALSTLYYGEYMNTGPGANTAGRVHWPGFHVISSPSEAVKFSVGDFLAGGSWIPGTGVPFDAGL from the exons ATGGACAAGCTCTTTTCATTGAACTGTTGCATTGGTTACATTCTTATTGTTTACTCTCTCTTTGCATGTGTGCATGGCAAAGAACAATTGTCATGCAATCAAACACCATACCCAAATGTTTGCAAGCATTACGTTGAGACGGCTACATATACATTATCGACCCAAGATGAACATGTTTCTTCACCTTCTTATTCGTTCCACGGCATGGCCCTTAAGGTCACCATGGACCAAGCCATTAGAGCCCATCAACTAGTCTCAACCATGGACCCTAAAAacttcaaagaaaacaagaaagccaAGATGGCTTGGGAAGATTGTTTGGAGCTCTATGAGGACACTATTTATCAGCTGAACCGTTCAATGAAATCGAAAAACCTAAACGACAAGTTAACATGGCAAAGTGCTTCCATTGCAAACCACCAAACATGCCAAAACGGTTTCATTGAATTCAACTTGAATTCTCACCTAAACTTCTTTCCAACCATGCTGTCCAACTTCTCCAAATTGCTCAGCAACTCCTTGTCCATCACCAAGGCCGTGTCCATGTTAGAAGCGGAGCAAGAAGTGAGAGGAAGGAGGAGGTTATTGCTTTCATCATCATCAAATCATAACAAACACGGACATGGCGGCTTCCCTGAATGGCTATCGGTTTCCGATAGGAGGCTTCTTCAGGCGGCGACACCACCAAAGGGTGACGTGGTGGTGGCGCAAGACGGGAGCGGGAACTACAAGACGATAACGGAGGGAGTGGCGGCGGCGGCTAAGATTGGGGGAGGAAGGAGGGTTGTGGTGCACGTGAAAGCAGGAGTTTACAGAGAGAATGTTGATATCAAGAAGACAGTGAAGAACATAATGATAGTTGGAGATGGAATTGACGCTACCGTTGTCACTGCTGACGGTAACGCACAAGATGGATCCACCACTTTCCGTTCAGCTACTTTTG GGGTTTCCGGTGACGGGTTCATAGCGCGGGACATAACCTTTGAGAACACGGCGGGTCCACGGAAGCACCAGGCGGTGGCTCTCCGGTCCGGCTCCGACCACTCCGTCTTCTACCGCTGCAGCTTCAAGGGCTACCAAGACAGCTTATACGCCTACGCCCAGCGCCAATTCTACCGCGACTGCGACGTGTACGGCACCGTGGACTTCATCTTCGGCGACGCCGCCTGCGTCCTCCAGAACTGCAACATCTACGTCCGAAGACCCATGGGCAACCAGGACATCACCGTCACCGCCCAAGGTAGAACCGATCCCAACGAGAACACCGGCATCGTGATCCACAACTGCCGCATAACTGCTGCCGGCGACATGAGATCCGTTCAGGGCTCCTTCAAGACCTTCCTTGGGCGTCCATGGCAGAAGTACTCAAGAACCGTGATCATGAAGAGCGGCCTAGACGGCTTGATTAACCCGGCCGGTTGGAAACCATGGAGTGGAAGCTTTGCTCTCAGCACACTCTATTATGGTGAGTACATGAACACTGGTCCTGGTGCTAACACTGCTGGCAGGGTTCACTGGCCTGGCTTTCATGTTATTAGTAGTCCCTCTGAAGCTGTCAAGTTTTCTGTTGGTGATTTCTTGGCTGGTGGTTCATGGATTCCCGGCACTGGTGTCCCCTTTGATGCAGGTTTGTGA